ACGATCGGACTGCTCGTCTCCCGCCGTGCCGGCTATCGTTTACCGTACGGACGAACGATCGCCTTGATTTGGACGGGTTCCGCCCTGATCGGACTGACCCTTTACTTATTACGTTAAACGAACAGCCGCCCGCTTCCTTGACGGAAACGAGCGGCTGTTGTTTGTGCTTATCGTTTTAGTACGGCAGCGCCGACGATCTTCAAGACTTCCGGACGACTGAGTTTTTCTTTCCCTTTTGCAAGGGCATCCAGCGTTCCATGTGCGAGTGCAAGTGGAATGTGACAGAATTCATAAATCGTCGTCTCCTTCGGAATGGACGCAAGGTAGGCATCGGCTTCTGCGAGATTCTCACGCGCATAAGCAAACATCGTATCCGTCGTCCAACCAGGCGGGAAGTAACCGACACCACGCTCCGCATCCTCCTGTTGGTTACGCAGGATGTTGACGGCTTGTAAACCACGACCAAATCCGATCGCTTGCTGTTTATCAGTGACGATACCAGCCTTCCAGTACCAAATGTCGGATAACATGACACCGACGAGTCCAGCGACATAATACGTATACTCGTCAAGATCCGCTTCCGTCTCGACCGTCCAGTCACGCTCTGCCCAGACCGCCATCCCTTCTGCCATCTCCGCCGTCGAATCGAGGACCTTCGGACGAATCGCGGCCGGACAATAGGCGATCCACTCCGGTAGACGGAGTGTTACTTCCGGTAGATGCGCCGTGTAAGGCGCAATCAACTCGAGATAGGTCGTAGCGGAGAACGTGCCCCGCATCAATAACGCCGTCTCGCGAAGTAACATCGTCTTGACGTCCGTCGCCAAGTCCTCATGGTCTTCAATCTCATCGATGGCACGCATGCATAGATAAGCAGCACCGACCGCTTCCTGTAAGTCTTGCGATAGTCGACTAATCGGGATATAGAAGGTGCGACTCGTCGCTTTTAATACACGGTTCGCGTCTTTTTTCAGCTGCTTCGTCTCATTCATTCCTGACAACTCCCTCTTTGGCTCAAAAGGTTTCTTTTCTCTTCATTACTATACACGATTCAACGCGTTTCAGCATTTGTTTCATGATAAGAAAGACTCCCTTTGCAGCACATTCGGGCAAAGGGAGTCTTTTCGTCCTCGTTTGAAGCGCATCGTTCATCAAAAAGATACGTTCCGATGACATTCAAATGGAATCATTTTTCCTGTTGTTTCAAGAGTTGTCCGATCAATCCAGTACTACGAGACGCTTCCGTGTTCTCTTCTTGAATCGACAAGTAGACTTCCTTACGATGGATGTCGACTTGCCGTGGTGCCTTGATACCAATCTTGATTTGGTCACCTTCGATCGCAAGAATCGTCAGTTCGATGTCGTCACCGATTTGAATCGCTTCTCCCGTCTTTCGTTTCAGTACGAGCATCAGCGACCACCTACTTCCGTCAGACTACCGATCAGATGACGATTCGTGTATGTATCGTCTAGGATGATTTGTTTTGCGAGTCGTTGTTTCGTTTCCATGACGAAAGGTGCTCGTAAGTTCGTCGTCGACGTCGTGAATGGATCGCGTAATGTGACCGTCGTATAGACGGCGACTTGCGCCGTATCCTCGATTCCGAGTTGCTCTTTTGCTGCTTCCGGCAACTCGAAGACGTATTCTGGATCAATCCAGAACGGGTTCGTCACGACGAAGGCACACTCCGGCTGATCAATCGATTGAAACGACCAGAACGGAACGCCTTCTCCGAACGGGAGCAAGATGAAGCGTTTTGCTTCCGGAAAACCTGGTAATTCGGACGCGAAGGTGATGATTTCCGTCTCGTCAATCGTAATGGTTCCAAAAAAATCCGTTTCGATCTGCATGTCGTTATCCTTCCCCATCGAATATGCCACCAACCGGCCACATATTCAGTTGATTTTGTTCTTGTAGATAAATGTCGACCTGACCTTCTTTCACAGTCAGTTCCGGTCGATGCGTTTCGACATCGATTTTCGGACGATTCGCGGTATAACTTAATCGTACCTCAGCCGGTGTATAGGTCGTCTTGACTCGATCGAGGCTCCGCGGAATGAATCCGAGAGTCGCCACTTCAGCAGGTGGTGTATCATTGGCTTTCGCAATCCGCGCGACAGTTCCACCGCCCTGCTCGATCCGCATCAGTTGATCGCCTTCAGAGGCTCGTTTCGCGACAGCTTCCTGCCCTTTTTGTCGTCCATAAGTAGCATACTGCCGAACGGATTCGAGCGCAGGAACGCGCCCCATCTCGATCCAGGCTTGCGTCGAATCGATCTCAAGGCGTGCCGCGACGGTTTCAATCGATAGTTCCCCACGTGGTTGTTCGATCGACAGGGAGGCAGGTGTCTGCTTCTGCTCGATTTGCGGACGCGTGATGTTCATCCCGATTCGTGCCGCCGTCTGACGTATTTCAAGATGCGGAAGATTCATCTGCCTTCACCCCTTATCGTAGGAAATCGAGTAATGTCGGCTGAATGATTCGTGCCCCGGCGCTGAGTGCTGCGCGGTGTAACGTCTCGTATGACTTCAGCTCCATGATGACTTTTTCTGCCTCGATGTCTTCGTTATCCGACATGACCGTCTTCGCGATGATTTCTTGGTCCTCGAGCCGTGATGTGTTCAAATCCATCCGGTTGACCCGTGCTCCGAGATCTGCACGTGTCTCGACCGTTCCATTGACCATCTCATCGATATCTTTCAACATCCCGGATAAGGTAGCCCCGTTGTTATCAGCGTTCGTACCGAGTGCATCATATACTTTTTTCAACGTTTGGAACGTTTCCGGTCCAAAGACGCTGAGTGGTGAAATGTTAACTTGGACTTCGATACCAGAAGAAACTTCATAATTGATGGATTCCGTCTCCTTACCTGTCGGATCCCCATCCGTGAAGACACCGTCAACAGGACCAGTTGTACTCGCTAAGTAATCACGCAATCCGTCCATCGAGACGAATGCCGTATCCGTCTTCGTTCCGTTGAAGATGCCTTTTTCATTGTATTTCGTATTCGCGAGCGTTCCGATGTGTTCAATCAATTGACCGACTTCGCTTTGGATCGCTTTACGTTGTGTTGCATCATACGTATCCGTCGCCGCTTGTGTCGTCAACTCACGAATCCGACTCATCGCTGATGTGACTTCGTTAAGGGCAGAATCCGTCAAGTCCATCCAGCCCGTTGCTTCGCTGGCATTTTTCTTGAACTGTTCGACTTCTCGTACTTCCGTCCGGTAACGCACGCCTTGCATCGCAACGACTGGATCCTCAGACGGACGTTGAATCTTCTTCCCACTGATCAATTGTTCCTGAAGCGTGCTCAAGCGCTGATAGCTTGAGGATAAGTGCCCGATATTCGTTTTCGTCAACATCGTTTGTGTTACTCTCATCTATTCATCACCGTCCTACGAGTCCCATACCGTTGATGATTTTATCAAGCATCTCATCGACGGTCGTAATATTTCGTGCTGCTGCATTATAAGCGTGTTGATACTGAATCATCATCGTCATCTCTTCATCGATCGAGACGGCAGACATCGACATGCGGCGCTGATCCGCACTTTCCATCAAGACAGCAGCACTCTTACCAAGGCGTCCGACCTGATCGGTCGAGACCGCCATATCGCCGATGACGTTTTGATAGAACGAGCCGATCGTCGTCGTCGTTTTCGACTCCGTGAATTCGATGCTCGCTGTCTTCATCTTCGCCAGTTTCAATGCCCCTTGACTATCCCCGATGTTACCGTCCGTCGACGTCGCGATGTTATCAAGACTCGCCTTGATGTCCGAACCGACGGAGATCGTTGCTGCCGTGATGTCACCGCTTGTTGATGCGAAGAAGGCGTTTGATCCCGCTGTACCATCTTTCTTCAAGTTCGTCGCATGCGCAGCGTTAAAGGCATTCGCGAATGTCTTTGCCATCTCATTGAGTTGACTTTCCATCTTGACGTATTCCCCGACGGCTTTTCCGTCTCGCTCTTGCCCGTACATCTCAATTAGTCCTGATAAACGTCCTGTTGAGAAGCCGCCGAGCTGATCAAACGTATAGGTTTGTGTCTCAGACTTAAAGCCGGTGTAAAGTCCCTGTTCGTTCGTCGTGAACGTCAGTGTGCCCGCTTTCGGTAAATCGGAGTCGACAGCAAGCAGCTTGTCCCCGTTCGGAAACTTGATGTTGACGTCGATGCGCCCTTCCGCATTGCGCAACGCATTCCCCATCTGTCCTGTTTCGATCGCCTGAGCATCTACTGTCACTTTTTCGAAATCGACATATTGAGCAAGCTCATCAAAGTAACGATCTCGTTCATCGTAGAGTGCGTTTGGTAAAGCACCAAGTGGTTCGACAACGTGGATTTCCGTATTGATGTTATGGATTTTTTGTAAGAGGTCGTTGACTTTTTTCGTCGAGACCTCGATTTCACTTTTTAAGTCTGTTTTGACTTGATTGATCGCTTTTGCCATGTAATTGAAGGTCTGCGTAAGAGTCTCCGCCTTTTGTCGGACGACACTGCGTGCACCTGAATCTTGCGGATTCGTCGACAAGGTCTGGAGTGATTCCCAGAATCCATCGAATGCTTTTGCAAGACCGGTGTCAGACGGTTCATTGATGATATCTTCCATCCGCCCGAATGCCGCTTGTTTCGTACCGTAATAAGAGACCTTCGTCACTTCATCCCGGTACTGCTTATCGAGCATGACGTCTCGAATTCGCTCGAGCATTTCTCCGCGGACCCCAGTTCCGACTTGTCCATTTCGTCCAGATCCAAGTGAAATCGAAAGTTGTTCCGTCGTTCCCATGACGAGACGCTGGCGAGAGAATCCTTCCGTTCCGGCGTTCGCAATATTATTTCCAGTCGATTGCAGAGCCCACTGGTTCGTCGTTAATGCCCGACGTCCTGTCTCAAGCCCCATGAAAGTCGATCCCATCCGTATTCCTCCTTACGCGTTTCGATTGAAGTGTGTCTGGTTCAGTGCGGACTGTCCGTATGTGAAGTCGTCCGCTTCTGGAATCAAGAGTTGGAGATGCCAATCCAAATAATACAGGGATTGCTCCAGCAACTCCGCGTTTAGTGTGTTGAGCTGCCGCAGTTGACCGATCGTCTGCAACAACGTTCGGAGTGAGTCGACATCTTCCGGATGCGTCGCGATCCATTCCGTCATCGTCACGCTCCCCATCAGTGCGAGCCGCTCTTGTTCTAGTGCTTCGATCCGTTTGATATGTACGGGTTCTTCTTTAACGATTTCAGACAAACGACGCATGTCATTTGCAATCAAGACTTGCTTCTTTTCTTCTGCGAGCGCAAGTAAATGAGCATGCGCTTCGTTAAGCTGATTGATGAGTTGCATTCGGTTTCTCCTTCCGAATTGAAAAGGTTCCATTCATATAAAAAACGACCCGCGCATCCGTGCCCCGAGTCGCCTCCATTGTCTACGATGTCCAACTTACAGGTTCAAGAAACGTTCCGCGATTTTTTCGCATCCGGTTTATAGGTTCCATCCTGGATCGCCTGTTTGAGGGATTCAATCTTTTCAGTCCGTGATGACTGTGTCTCGTTGAAACGCGCACGCGCTTCTGTAGAGATACTGACTTCGTCCGGACGATTCGTATGGTTTTTTGTTCCTTCTACTGATTGAGTTCTTTCGTACGTTTTGGGCATGTTCACCCATTTCGTAGAATCAATTCGCATGTGAACACCTGCTTTCTAGACTACAAGATTCTTAGTTCAAGTCCGATACGTCCTTGGTTTCGAAGAGTCAGAAGAGTCAAGCATCGCCTGGGCGAGGTCACGTCGTAAACGATCACGACATGCGGCACAAATCGTGCCTTCACGGGAGGGCTTCCCGCAACTCTCACACATGATTTCCATCTGGGAAATCTCGGAGATCAATAAGCGCCCTTCCTTGATGTAACGGAAGACGGTATCTCGACTAACACCCGTTCCGATCTCGACATCTTTAGGTGAAGTCCGGATTTTTCGTCGTTCTCGCAGAAATTCGCGTACCTTCTCAAAATCCGTATGATCCTTTCGTATGCAATCAATACACAGTTCTGAAGATTGACGCACGACTAACTTCCCGCAAGATTTACAATTGATGACATCCATTTCCTTCACCTCACATAGAGTATCGGCAGGAATGTTACTTTCTTAAACACTTCGAAATAAAGTTACAGCAGAAATTTCTTTCACTCCCGCTTCCTTGAGTCGAAACATCGCTTGGCGAAGCGTCGTACCTGTCGTATAGACATCATCGATAAGTACAATGTTCTTCCCCTTGACGTCACTCGTTACGCAAAACGGGTTGCTACGCGCAAGTCGCGCTTGTCGTCCCGCCTTACTTTGTTCTGGACCATCGAGACGACTTAAACACGGAACAATCTTTCCGCGCATCCGACGTGCGATCAGCTCTGCTTGATTGAAACGGCGGTCCGAGAGACGCTCGATGCTTAGCGGTATCGGCACAAGAACTGCTTGTTTGATTTTTACCTTCTTCAAGTCATCGGTAAACATCTCAAGCAACGCAGTATCACCGAGAAACTTGAAGCGATGCATGAAATCCTTCGCTGCATCATTGTATAAATAAAGAGGTGCTGTTTGAAGCGTCAGTCCTTGTCTTCGCCATTCTGCGCAGTCTGCACAGCACACTGGACCCGGCTTTCCACAATCGACGCATTCCCCTCTTTTTACAAACTTTATTTTACAGGTCGGACAGGTCACTTGCCTAGTCCAGAGATTTCCAAGTTCCCAACTAGGTAGATAGACCTCTTGACAGAATAGACATCGGTTCATGGTTGCACGGCGTTCGCTTTCTTGATCTCATGGATCGCTTCGTACATCGCATCACTCCGGTCATTGGCGCAAAATAAAATGTCACCATCCGGATATGCCGACGATCGTCCGACTCGTCCGCTGATTTGAATCAGGGCTGCCGTACTGAATCCTTGATCAGCATCCAGAATCGCGACTTGAACGTTTTCAATCGTCACACCCCGCTCAAGAATCGTCGTCGTCAGTAAGATTCCTGTCGATTGTCGAAAACGCTGGACCTTCTCGACTCGTTCCGAATCTGCGGCATGGACGGTCTCGACGTCATAGCCCGCTGTCGCGAATCGGTTTTGCCATCGCTCGAGCTCTGCGATCCGTGAAACAAAGACGAGCCGTGGTACAGCGTTATGACGCGCCAACCAATCGAACACGAGCTGTTCGCTATACGGTACGACGAGCTTTGGGACCGGTAACGGATAGCCATGATAACGTCGCATCAGCCGAACCGTGGGAAACCGTCGATGCCAAAACGAAGGCGTTGCACTTAATAAAATCAGCGCGGCATCTTTCGTCATCGCGCGCTTGACGTATTGATGTAACGTCCGGTCGAGCCGGTACGGAAACGCATCGACCTCATCCAAAAAGACGACGTCGAAACAATTCCGGTAATGAATCAATTGATGTGTCGTACTGACCGTGATGTCACCCAGTTCAAGACGGTCCGATGAACCACCATACAAGGAGACGATGGAAGCGTCAGCGAATGCCCGCTTCAAATGTCCCGTCAATTCCCGGACGACGTCTGCCCGTGGTGCTGCGACAAGCACACGGCGTCCGCTAGCGAGAGCGTCTGCGATTCCCGGGAAAAGCATCGGTGTCTTCCCGGCACCACACACAGCATGAACGAGAAGCCGTTTTTCAGTTAGAACCGTTCGTTGGATCACTTGAGCAATGCGTAGTTGCGCCGGCGTCAACGTCAACGGTCCATGTTGGGCTGGTGTCACCGGATCAAGCGCCCGCCGATCCGTCACGAGTCGTCCGCAGCTTCGCAGTTTGCCGTAAGCGAGACATTTCCGACAATAATAACAGGCTTTACCACAAGTACAATCCCCTCGCACTGGAAGCGCGCCACACCGCTGGCAACGCCATGTCACAGCTGGTCTGAATCGGTGTGTCGCTTGTGGTGCGTCGAGCCATTCAACAGGTACGAGTCGTCCTCGAAGATCCATCGTCATCTCTCCTTTTCTGTTTCGTCTCTTTCTCGCGGGCGTTCGGCATCTCCTTGTGAGCGTTCCACTACTCAACTCGAGCTTTTGACTCGCAGAATTCGAGATAACGTCATTCTTCAAGCTCTAAAAAGTCGTTTCCCTAGGATCATTCATGAATTTCGAGGATTTTGACAAAACAAAAGCAGCAGGTATCCTCATGGAGAGAATTCCTACTGCTTCCGTTCCTATCTTATTCTGCTGCGTGATACCATGTGACACCGATTGCCCCTGGTCCGAGGTGTGTACCGATGACGGGTCCAAAAACACTCATCTCGATGCGTGCCTTCGGGAAAAGTGCCTTCAGTTCAGCAATCTCCGCTTCTGCTTTCGCAGAATCCTCGGCATGGATGACACCGATGACATAACCTGCTCCGTCACCATTAATATCTTCCTTCATCATTTCCTCAATCCGATTGACTGCCCGCTTAAACGTTCGAATCTTTTCAAACGGAACGATTTTTCCATCAACGAAATGAAGGACCGGCTTGATTTTCAGGAACGAGCCGACGAATGCCTGCGCGACACTCAAACGTCCTCCGCGCTGGAGGTGTTCGAGATCGTCGACGACGAAATACGCACGAATCTGTTCCTTTAATGTCTCAAGACGCTGGACGATCGTCTCTGCCGTCGCTCCTGCATCTCGCAAACGAACGGCTTCTTGGACGAGAAACGCTTGCGGCATACAGGAAATACGTGAATCGACTGGATGGACGTTGACATGATCCACCATCATGTTGATCGTATGTAACGCTTGGTACGTTCCGCTGATCCCACTTGATAGTGTGATACCGATGATATCTGTTCCTTCTGGCAACTGCTCGAACGACGACACGAGATCACCGATGTTCGGTTGTGAGGTCGTCGGGAGACTGCCCGTCTGGATGCGTTCATAAAATTCCGCTACCGAGATATCAAACCCTTCCCGGTAGGCGTCACCGTCGAAGATGACACTAAGTGGTGCGACGTGCACTTGATGTTCTTCACAATAGGTAGTTGGCAGATAGGCTGTGCTATCCGTTAAGATCACAATCTGGCTCATCCGTGAATTTCCTCGCTTTTATAGTTCCGTCGTGACGCTGCCAAATGTGACACGCCACAATCGCTTTTAAGTGTAGCATTTTTTACTGGATAAAAAAAGAAAGACGGAAGCGAGAGCTCCTGTCTTTCGAGATATTAAACGACGACCCATCCACGACGGATGGATTCGACGACAGCACCGGTCCGGTCCGGCACATTCATCTTCCGGAGGATCGATGAAACGTGGTTCTTGACCGTCTTTTCACTGATGTATAACGTATCACTGATCGCACGGTTCGAGAAGCCGTCCGCTAACAATTGCAAGACTTCACATTCGCGACGCGTCAAGACGTGGAGTGGTGCTTCCGCGACTCGTTTTTCAACAGGTTGTGACGCCATCGTTTGTTTCATCTTCATCAAACGACGATATTCCTGCAATAAGTTCGGTGTGACTTTCGGGTGGACGTATCCGCCTTCGCGGTACACGGAACGAATCGCATTGACGAGTTCATCCGTTGCCATTTCCTTTAAGAGGTAACCGACTGCACCGGCACCAAGGGCGTGCATGACATACGTCTCATCATCATGAATCGATAAGATGATGACACGCACATCCGGATAGACTTCCATCAGACGTTTTGTTGCTTCAACACCGTTGACTTGCGGCATGTTGATATCCATTAAGACGATATCCGGTTGATGGGTTTCGACGAGCGAGATGACTTCCGCTCCGCTTTCCCCTTCCGCTACGACGACGAACTCTTCTTCGAAATCAAGAATTCGTTTAACGCCTTCGCGGAATAACTGATGATCGTCGACGATGACTACTTTCACTTGCTCGTTGTTCACAGTGTTTCCCCTCTCGCTTCGGATTCCTCGATTGGAATCTTGACCTTGATGACCGTACCTTTTCCGGGCTGCGTCTCGATATCGAATTCACCATCGATCAATTCGATCCGTTCACGCATACCAACGAGTCCGAATGACTCGTCGCATGATGCGACGATGGAATCGAAATCAAATCCAACGCCATTATCCTTCACGTGGATTCGTACGGAATGTTGATATTGTTCTATGATAATACGAATGTCACTCGCTTTGGAATGCTTTACTGCATTTTGGACGGCTTCTTGAACGATTCGGAAGACGGCAACTTCATACGTCGAATCGATCCGTTCACCACCTCCCAGATAATTGAAGTGAACCGGAATATTCGAAATTTCTTGAATATGACGAAGATAGCGTTCAAGCGTCGGAACAAATCCGAGATCGTCAAGCGTCATCGGACGTAAATCGTATATGATGCGACGGATATCGGCAAGTCCATCCCGAATCAACGTCCGCAAACGGTGAATCTCTTCAAAAGCTGCCTCTGCCCCATTGTGCTGGTGAATCTTTTCAATCAAATCCGCCCGGATCAAGACGTGGGCGAGCGTCTGCGCCGGACCATCATGCATGTCGCGCGATAGCCGGCGCCTTTCATTTTCGGCGGACTGGAAGACTTTTAAGCCCATCTCTTGTTTTTGCATCGCCTTTTCATATTTTTCATTCATCATCTGCATATCGTCCGTCAAGAAGTTCAAGACGACCGAGACGCGTCCAATCAATTGATCTGCTCGTTCAATCGTCTCATCGAGCTGAATCAGTCGGCGTTCGAGCTCATCGCGACGCTTTCGGCAATTCATCTCGTCTCGTTGATTGATGAACGATTCGAGTTGCAACGCGTTCGCTGTCTCATAGGCCGACCGGACATCCTGTTCCGAGTAGCTGTCGAAGTTCTTACTGACGACGACGAGTCGCGCCTTCGCATCCTTGATATGGCGTTCGAGTCGTTCTGCTTCTTTTATATAGTCGTGCACCCGAATCTTCAGGTCACGCAGTTCTTGCTGAATTTCGGCATATTGTTCGCGAGAACTTTCCGTGATCCGGACGATTTCTTCCCGACTCTCTTCTACGACGCCGATGATGTTCTGTACGATATCATTCAAGGATAGCCGCTCCCTCATCTCATTCGTCATGGTACTCCCTCCATTCCTTGCCAGTCGTCTACGGTTGTCTCTCTCTTGGAACGTCGTTATGCTAGAAAGAACTAGTTAACGAGGAGGACATTTTTGATTATGACATTATCTAATTATTATACAGTAAAAGAAAACGGTTTCCACGAAATCATTATCCAAAAGTCACGATTCATCACTTATTTAGCTCGCGCAACGACGGAAGAACAAGCCCAGGCGTTCATTTCCGAGTTGAAAAAAAACATCACGATGCGAACCATAACTGCTCCGCCTATGTCATCGGTGAGCGTAATGAGATCCAAAAAGCGAATGATGACGGTGAACCGAGCGGAACGGCCGGTGTTCCGATGCTTGAAGTATTGAAGAAGCGTGACTTACGCGATACGGTCGTCGTCGTGACACGGTATTTCGGCGGCATCAAGTTAGGCGGTGGTGGACTGATTCGAGCATATGGTTCGAGTGTCTCTGAAGCATTGAACGCAGTCGGTGTCGTCGAGCGGATCGAACATACCGTCATTTCTGTCAACGTCGACTACACATGGCTTGGAAAGCTCGAGAACGAATTACGGGCGAGTGTCCATCCGATTGATCAGATTCATTACCTCGATCAAGTCCAGATCGACGTCCTCGTCAAGACAGCCGATGTCCCTGATTTTCTCGATTGGATGACGAACATGACGAACGGTCAAGCTGATTTGTCAAGCGGCTCTACCCGCTACCTCGAACGTGACATTATTTCCTGACCTGCTATACTGATTGTAAAGAAATTTAAAGTTTTTTTAAAATTCAGTTAATGTTAGGAGTTAATAAAAGTGGAAGAGCGAACCCGAAGTAATAAAAAAAAGATAAAGAAAAAACGTTCGTGGTTTAAAGTGTTCGTGATCAGTTTTCTTGTCGTGCTTGTGGGTGGAGGTGCAACCTTCGCTTACGTTGCATATAAAACGTTCCAGACCGCAAACGACTCAAACGTTGATTTAGCGCGCGGTGACAAGTCCGAGAAACGAGAAGCAGCCATTGATTTGACGAAAGATCACTTTTCCGTTCTGCTCGTCGGAACGGATGAACGACCTGGTGACACCTCATCGCGTGCTGATACGATGATCGTCGCGACATTCAACAAGGACGATCAAACTGTGGATATGGTCAGCATTCCCCGCGATTCACTCGTCGAGATTCCTTCTGTCGGTTACGAGGATAAAATCAATCACTCTTATGCCTTTGGTGGCATCGATTCAACGATTGAAACGGTCGAGACATTGCTCGATATTCCAATCGATTATTATGCATCGATCAACTTCAATGGTGTCGTCGCGATCGTCGACGCATTAGGCGGCATCGATGTCGACGTCAAGTTACCGATCGATACACTCGACTCGTCCGATAAGCGCAATGGCGTTAAATTGGAACCGGGACAACAAACGTTGAACGGCGAAGAAGCACTCGCTTATGCTCGAATGCGTTATCAAGATCCTGAAGGAGATATCGGACGGACAAAACGTCAACAACAGATTGTCGAAGCCATCGTTGATCAGTCGACATCGTTCGGTTCAATCACCAAACTAAATACGCTGATGGATGCGACCGGGGATAACTTCCGGACGAACATGTCGTTGACGGAAGCGTTCCAACTGCAACCGTTCATCAAAAAAATCGGTTCCATCAACCGGATTGATTTAAAAGGTACCGATGCGAAAATCAATGGCGCTTATTATTACCAGCTCGATCCAACATCACTGGCTGACGCGAAGACGACATTGAAGGAACAACTTAATTTGCCAATCGATGAGACGACAGACAGCATCACGTCGGAGGCTGTAGATGATTCGTTCACTCCAAGCAACTGATCATGCGTCACTACTGGAAGTACAACGTCGCGCTTATCAGATAGAAGCCGCATTACTCAATGCGACTGATTTCCCGCCATTACGCGAAACGATCGATGAGATCGACGTTGAAGAGCCAATCGGTTTCGTTTACGTCATTGATGACGACATTGTTGGTGCTGTCACGATTGCTGATGGAACGATCACGCGACTCGTCGTGGATCCGTCATACTTCCGTCAAGGAATCGCACAATCTTTGCTACGACACGTGTTCGAACACAGTCTCGCCAAACACGTCATGACCGGTGCACGTAATCTGCCAGCGCTTTCTCTTTACAATCGTTTCGGCTTTTCAGAAGTCCGGCGCGAGTGGCGTAGTGGAATCGAACTTGTCTTTTTGATGCGAACCTGACGTTTAGGAACAACAAAGAAGCAGTAGACACCGGGTCTACTGCTTCTTTGTGTCGTTTAGAAGAAAAGGAATCCGAGAGCGGCTCCGATTAACACGATTCGTAACGGCGACTGTTTATAAAAACGAAGTAAACAGAACAAACCGAAGGCAATCAAGAAATCAAGACCACTCTTGATGCTTGATGTAAAGATCGGATCGTAGAGAGCAGCAAGTAGGATACCGACGACAGCGGCATTGACACCAATCAATATTCGTCCGACCGATTGATTCTTTCGAATACGATCCCAGTACGGTAAAACACCGATGACGAGTAGGAATCCTGGTAGGAAAATGGCAAGCGTCGCAAGAATCCCTCCAGAAATACCAGAGACGACCGTACCGAGATACGTCGCAAACGTGAAGAGTG
This region of Exiguobacterium acetylicum DSM 20416 genomic DNA includes:
- a CDS encoding helicase-related protein; protein product: MDLRGRLVPVEWLDAPQATHRFRPAVTWRCQRCGALPVRGDCTCGKACYYCRKCLAYGKLRSCGRLVTDRRALDPVTPAQHGPLTLTPAQLRIAQVIQRTVLTEKRLLVHAVCGAGKTPMLFPGIADALASGRRVLVAAPRADVVRELTGHLKRAFADASIVSLYGGSSDRLELGDITVSTTHQLIHYRNCFDVVFLDEVDAFPYRLDRTLHQYVKRAMTKDAALILLSATPSFWHRRFPTVRLMRRYHGYPLPVPKLVVPYSEQLVFDWLARHNAVPRLVFVSRIAELERWQNRFATAGYDVETVHAADSERVEKVQRFRQSTGILLTTTILERGVTIENVQVAILDADQGFSTAALIQISGRVGRSSAYPDGDILFCANDRSDAMYEAIHEIKKANAVQP
- a CDS encoding DegV family protein: MSQIVILTDSTAYLPTTYCEEHQVHVAPLSVIFDGDAYREGFDISVAEFYERIQTGSLPTTSQPNIGDLVSSFEQLPEGTDIIGITLSSGISGTYQALHTINMMVDHVNVHPVDSRISCMPQAFLVQEAVRLRDAGATAETIVQRLETLKEQIRAYFVVDDLEHLQRGGRLSVAQAFVGSFLKIKPVLHFVDGKIVPFEKIRTFKRAVNRIEEMMKEDINGDGAGYVIGVIHAEDSAKAEAEIAELKALFPKARIEMSVFGPVIGTHLGPGAIGVTWYHAAE
- a CDS encoding response regulator — protein: MNNEQVKVVIVDDHQLFREGVKRILDFEEEFVVVAEGESGAEVISLVETHQPDIVLMDINMPQVNGVEATKRLMEVYPDVRVIILSIHDDETYVMHALGAGAVGYLLKEMATDELVNAIRSVYREGGYVHPKVTPNLLQEYRRLMKMKQTMASQPVEKRVAEAPLHVLTRRECEVLQLLADGFSNRAISDTLYISEKTVKNHVSSILRKMNVPDRTGAVVESIRRGWVVV
- a CDS encoding sensor histidine kinase gives rise to the protein MTNEMRERLSLNDIVQNIIGVVEESREEIVRITESSREQYAEIQQELRDLKIRVHDYIKEAERLERHIKDAKARLVVVSKNFDSYSEQDVRSAYETANALQLESFINQRDEMNCRKRRDELERRLIQLDETIERADQLIGRVSVVLNFLTDDMQMMNEKYEKAMQKQEMGLKVFQSAENERRRLSRDMHDGPAQTLAHVLIRADLIEKIHQHNGAEAAFEEIHRLRTLIRDGLADIRRIIYDLRPMTLDDLGFVPTLERYLRHIQEISNIPVHFNYLGGGERIDSTYEVAVFRIVQEAVQNAVKHSKASDIRIIIEQYQHSVRIHVKDNGVGFDFDSIVASCDESFGLVGMRERIELIDGEFDIETQPGKGTVIKVKIPIEESEARGETL
- a CDS encoding LCP family protein, encoding MISFLVVLVGGGATFAYVAYKTFQTANDSNVDLARGDKSEKREAAIDLTKDHFSVLLVGTDERPGDTSSRADTMIVATFNKDDQTVDMVSIPRDSLVEIPSVGYEDKINHSYAFGGIDSTIETVETLLDIPIDYYASINFNGVVAIVDALGGIDVDVKLPIDTLDSSDKRNGVKLEPGQQTLNGEEALAYARMRYQDPEGDIGRTKRQQQIVEAIVDQSTSFGSITKLNTLMDATGDNFRTNMSLTEAFQLQPFIKKIGSINRIDLKGTDAKINGAYYYQLDPTSLADAKTTLKEQLNLPIDETTDSITSEAVDDSFTPSN
- a CDS encoding GNAT family N-acetyltransferase, producing MIRSLQATDHASLLEVQRRAYQIEAALLNATDFPPLRETIDEIDVEEPIGFVYVIDDDIVGAVTIADGTITRLVVDPSYFRQGIAQSLLRHVFEHSLAKHVMTGARNLPALSLYNRFGFSEVRREWRSGIELVFLMRT